From Anaerohalosphaera lusitana, one genomic window encodes:
- a CDS encoding sodium:solute symporter family transporter: MEFSFIDLGVFVLFVVSVITIGVMKSRQEKSSEDYFLAGRGLQWWLIGFSLIAANISTEQFVGMSGNGASHIGLAIASYEWMAAVTLVVVAFCFLPYFLRAGIFTMPEFLEVRYNGAARTLMAIATLLIYLLLLGAVTYSGALTIRTLGAKIDYDITLLQGSLAIGIIAMVYVVAGGLKACAWADLIQGAALIIGGIIIMFFAFDKLGTVDEAAKVTNVTTGAVEIQDLKEGTGAVERFWELNKVRMNMFLPSTDSTLPWTALLLGLWIPNFYYWGLNQYITQRTLGSASLAQGQKGIVFAAFMKLIVPFAIVVPGIIAFNLYHNDMALEAVPDNTPVMAKYYKANPDTEYVEIAEAPDMDTVKSWSDEKFLIAVYENEDAAKKADENPYVLPILKSEYEEAAPAEYTVFESEDKAWKSVNEGLAAEMVAYNEDVEAAADEAGAETETEKVIAYKYDTAFGHLLGNVLPQGVGLVGFVLAALLGAVVSSLAAMLNAASTIFSMDVYKKFISPNASQKSLVFLGRICVVAFTVVAVFLAPKLGDPAISNSIFTIIQESQGLISPGILAVFVIGLVLHRTPRMAGVIGLLTNIIAYPTIKFAFPDINFLNRMAICFGLCMLVMAILTVLKPLPEPIVFKQNTEIELKTSNGAKIVGIGIVILTIALYILFSPIGISKM, encoded by the coding sequence ATGGAATTCAGCTTTATTGATCTAGGTGTGTTTGTTCTATTCGTCGTGAGCGTGATCACGATCGGTGTGATGAAAAGCCGTCAGGAAAAGAGCAGTGAGGACTATTTTCTTGCCGGGCGAGGGCTGCAGTGGTGGCTGATCGGCTTTTCTCTGATCGCTGCAAATATTTCGACAGAGCAGTTCGTTGGCATGAGCGGTAACGGTGCGAGTCATATCGGCCTTGCGATCGCGAGTTACGAATGGATGGCGGCTGTGACGCTGGTGGTGGTTGCGTTCTGTTTTCTGCCGTATTTTCTCCGGGCCGGGATATTCACAATGCCGGAGTTTCTGGAGGTCAGGTACAACGGTGCGGCTCGGACGCTTATGGCGATAGCTACTTTGCTGATCTACCTGCTGCTTCTCGGTGCCGTGACTTACTCGGGTGCACTGACGATCAGGACGCTGGGCGCGAAGATCGATTATGATATCACGCTGCTGCAGGGAAGCCTCGCTATCGGCATAATTGCGATGGTCTACGTTGTGGCCGGTGGTCTTAAGGCCTGCGCGTGGGCGGACTTGATCCAGGGGGCTGCGCTGATTATCGGCGGCATTATTATTATGTTCTTTGCATTCGACAAGTTGGGCACAGTGGACGAGGCCGCAAAGGTTACAAATGTCACGACTGGTGCTGTTGAAATCCAGGATCTGAAGGAGGGGACTGGGGCAGTCGAGCGATTCTGGGAATTGAATAAGGTGCGGATGAATATGTTCCTGCCGTCTACCGACAGCACCCTTCCATGGACGGCGCTACTGCTTGGCCTTTGGATACCGAATTTTTATTATTGGGGTCTGAACCAGTATATTACGCAGAGGACGCTGGGTTCAGCTTCGCTGGCACAGGGGCAGAAGGGTATCGTTTTCGCGGCGTTTATGAAACTGATCGTGCCTTTCGCGATCGTGGTGCCGGGGATTATCGCGTTCAACCTTTATCACAATGATATGGCGTTAGAAGCAGTGCCGGATAATACGCCCGTAATGGCTAAGTATTACAAGGCCAACCCTGACACAGAATACGTAGAGATCGCTGAAGCGCCTGATATGGATACTGTGAAAAGCTGGAGCGATGAAAAGTTCCTGATCGCTGTTTACGAAAACGAGGATGCTGCAAAGAAGGCAGACGAAAACCCATACGTTCTTCCAATACTTAAATCGGAATACGAAGAAGCAGCACCTGCTGAATACACTGTTTTTGAGTCTGAGGATAAGGCCTGGAAAAGTGTAAACGAAGGCCTTGCGGCGGAGATGGTTGCCTACAATGAGGATGTTGAAGCGGCGGCTGATGAAGCAGGGGCAGAAACTGAAACTGAGAAAGTTATCGCGTACAAGTACGATACGGCGTTTGGGCATCTTCTCGGTAACGTATTGCCGCAGGGAGTCGGACTGGTCGGTTTCGTACTGGCGGCGCTGCTTGGTGCTGTTGTAAGTTCACTTGCAGCGATGCTGAATGCGGCTTCTACAATCTTCAGCATGGACGTATACAAGAAATTTATTTCGCCCAACGCTTCGCAGAAGTCGCTGGTATTTTTGGGAAGGATATGCGTCGTAGCGTTTACAGTCGTTGCTGTATTCCTGGCACCTAAACTTGGTGATCCAGCGATAAGCAACAGTATCTTTACGATCATTCAGGAGAGCCAGGGGCTGATCTCGCCTGGTATTCTGGCAGTGTTTGTGATCGGGCTTGTGCTTCATCGGACACCTAGAATGGCTGGTGTGATAGGCTTGCTGACGAACATAATTGCATATCCGACGATCAAGTTCGCGTTCCCAGATATCAACTTCTTGAACAGGATGGCAATATGCTTTGGGCTCTGTATGCTGGTTATGGCTATACTGACTGTTTTGAAGCCGCTGCCTGAACCGATAGTGTTCAAGCAGAATACCGAGATCGAGCTCAAGACATCCAATGGAGCAAAGATAGTAGGTATCGGTATCGTAATTTTGACGATCGCTCTGTATATTCTGTTCAGTCCGATCGGCATTTCCAAGATGTAA
- a CDS encoding galactokinase: protein MVTHDKESASVLNGMAKRNGLDIVGGKIRRSSSRFCLGVEHGDYNGTELFGVGTDRFIWLGYKPNGTDKVRMFSGNFPDDGVVEFTLGDVPEPQSTPDSWARFPYGVSYILKREGYELTQGFDAVIYGNIPGGGMSRSASLSLNLILTMLEVNGIEMGDQLKIVDLAQAVENDYIGSPCGQLDQIMILFAKEGMGTHYNPADRSISYVPFGGDVDEFRIVGLDTGTDRPGLEKSTYKVRRTECDDFVKLLQAGGYEIESLADVKDEQLYGKIMEQFGESHADLCDRLTYIYKAQKRFYEMMEAWKKGNIKRVGEIFREDGIGLRDEYKISGPELETMCDVVRSVEGVLGERMLGGGDKGASGAIVKADAVDEMKKAVDVGYPRSRPDYADKYAVHSCKVVDGMKVMDGLL, encoded by the coding sequence ATGGTTACGCATGACAAAGAGTCTGCAAGCGTTTTGAACGGAATGGCAAAGAGGAATGGTTTGGACATTGTCGGCGGTAAGATACGCCGGTCGTCTTCGCGGTTCTGTCTTGGTGTCGAGCACGGTGATTATAACGGTACTGAGCTTTTCGGCGTCGGGACGGACAGGTTCATCTGGCTTGGCTATAAGCCCAACGGTACGGATAAGGTGAGGATGTTCAGCGGGAACTTCCCGGATGACGGTGTTGTCGAGTTTACGCTGGGCGATGTGCCCGAGCCGCAGAGTACGCCGGACAGTTGGGCGAGGTTTCCGTATGGTGTGAGCTATATTCTCAAGCGTGAGGGGTATGAGCTGACGCAGGGTTTTGACGCTGTGATATACGGCAATATTCCAGGCGGCGGAATGAGCCGGAGTGCTTCGCTGTCGCTGAATCTGATACTTACGATGCTGGAAGTGAACGGCATCGAGATGGGTGATCAGCTCAAGATAGTTGATCTTGCGCAGGCGGTGGAGAATGATTATATAGGTTCGCCGTGCGGGCAGTTGGACCAGATCATGATCCTGTTCGCGAAGGAAGGCATGGGGACGCATTACAATCCCGCGGACAGGTCGATCAGCTATGTGCCGTTTGGGGGCGACGTGGACGAGTTCAGGATCGTCGGGCTGGACACCGGTACGGATCGGCCGGGCCTGGAAAAGAGCACGTATAAGGTACGCAGGACCGAATGCGATGATTTCGTCAAGCTGCTGCAGGCGGGTGGTTACGAGATAGAGTCGCTTGCGGATGTGAAAGACGAGCAGCTTTATGGAAAGATAATGGAGCAGTTCGGCGAAAGTCATGCTGATCTGTGTGACCGGCTGACCTATATCTACAAGGCGCAAAAGCGTTTCTATGAGATGATGGAGGCGTGGAAGAAGGGCAACATCAAGCGGGTCGGCGAGATATTCCGCGAGGACGGTATCGGCCTGCGGGATGAGTACAAGATCAGCGGGCCTGAGCTGGAGACGATGTGTGATGTCGTTCGCAGCGTTGAAGGCGTGCTCGGTGAGAGAATGCTTGGCGGCGGCGACAAGGGTGCGTCGGGCGCGATCGTGAAGGCGGACGCAGTGGACGAAATGAAAAAGGCGGTCGATGTGGGTTACCCGAGAAGCAGGCCGGACTATGCGGACAAATATGCCGTGCATTCATGCAAGGTAGTGGACGGCATGAAGGTCATGGACGGACTGCTATAG
- a CDS encoding glycoside hydrolase family 2 TIM barrel-domain containing protein, which produces MNILRLFLLIIVCGVSTGSVWAAEAGNDWENQKIFAINREPSHCTLMPFGSFEAAVEGQMSESQYYKSLNGMWKFNWVKKPADRPADFYKAGYDVSGWDEIAVPSNWEMEGYGTPIYTNVTYPFPANPPEIPHDNNPVGSYKTTFTVPDGWDGREVLINFDGVESAFYIWVNGRKVGYHQGSRTPVEFDITKYVKDGKNDLAVEVYRWCDGSYLEDQDFWRLSGIFRDVYLFSTPKVHVRDFFVQADLDDDYEDAEFKVTGVVRNYGSRTSDDYEVAVSLLDADGEEVESKVLDSEKVSRIAAGKEVDFELEADVDDPAKWTAETPNLYTVVITLNDESGNLVEAMSCKFGFRDIELKNGQLLVNGKAVYFKGVNRHEHDPDTGHYVSRESMIEDIKLMKQNNINAVRTCHYPDAPLWYELCDEYGLYLVAEANVESHGMGYGARSLAKDPSWKEAHLDRNIRNVETHKNHPSIITWSLGNEAGSGVNFQACTEWIHERDKTRLVQYEGARLAAYTDIYCPMYSRIQGIENYAQRYDDRPLILCEYAHAMGNSVGNFQDYWDVIEKYDRLQGGYIWDWVDQGLRKTSPDGEEFWAYGGDYGDKPNDDNFCCNGLVAPDRTPNPSLHEVKKVYQNIKVHPVDVLEGRFEVENKYMFVNTDFCEADWQLTENGKVIASGGPGTLSVEPGEKEEIEISYGKVSVKPGAEYFVKISFRLGKAKAWADKGHVLAWDQYAVPFDVPQVEFMDKALMSDLSVAQSNDVVVIGGEDFEVTISKTSGLIEAFSFGDVELIQEPLRPNFWRAPTDNDKGNRMPQRQGIWKEAGKDLKVTDFFVEADDKMVTVRANIELTETASKWQTVYTVFGSGDVIVDNQFMPGRSGLPNMPRMGMQMVMPGEFDNMKWFGKGPQETYWDRQTGAAVGVYDGTVWDNVYKYVEPQETGNKTGVRWITITNDKGIGLMAVGMDELYASAWPLTMQDLEQARHTDDLVDRGITTVNLDWRQMGVGGDNSWGARPHAQYTLPAKPYSYSFRVRPYWPGMGSEDDIARARLPYVSSVKISRGNDGMVRIESPAEDARVVYTTDGSMPERGSRVYSRPFDMAKGGTVKAAAILEGITSSVSEASFSRIVPRGRWEVVSVDSYEKGEGEPKHAIDGDRNTFWHTEWSDDKPGQPHEIVVDMKERMDMRGFTYLPRQGNTNGHIREYEFYVSDDGKSWGDPIAKGRFGKGSGRKEVKFDDAVSGRFIKLVSLSEQSGSYYTSLAELSVMPDE; this is translated from the coding sequence ATGAATATACTTAGATTGTTTTTGCTGATTATCGTTTGCGGCGTTAGTACCGGTTCCGTGTGGGCCGCTGAGGCAGGCAATGACTGGGAAAATCAGAAGATTTTCGCGATCAACCGTGAGCCTTCACACTGTACGCTGATGCCTTTCGGTAGTTTCGAGGCAGCGGTCGAGGGGCAAATGAGCGAGTCGCAGTATTATAAATCACTCAACGGGATGTGGAAGTTCAACTGGGTGAAGAAACCGGCTGACCGCCCTGCTGATTTCTACAAAGCAGGTTACGACGTGAGCGGCTGGGACGAAATTGCGGTGCCGAGCAACTGGGAGATGGAGGGATACGGCACGCCTATATACACTAACGTGACATATCCGTTCCCGGCGAATCCGCCTGAGATACCGCATGACAACAATCCGGTGGGATCGTACAAGACGACTTTTACGGTACCGGACGGCTGGGACGGCAGAGAGGTGTTAATCAATTTCGATGGCGTCGAGAGCGCGTTTTATATCTGGGTGAACGGTCGTAAAGTCGGCTATCACCAGGGCAGCAGGACGCCCGTGGAATTCGACATCACGAAATACGTCAAAGACGGCAAAAATGATCTGGCTGTCGAGGTATACAGGTGGTGTGACGGTTCGTATCTGGAGGATCAGGATTTCTGGCGTCTGAGCGGTATCTTCCGAGACGTTTATCTGTTCTCTACGCCTAAGGTGCATGTTCGCGACTTCTTCGTGCAGGCTGATCTGGACGATGATTATGAAGACGCTGAGTTCAAGGTTACGGGCGTGGTTCGCAATTACGGATCGCGGACTAGCGACGATTATGAAGTGGCAGTGTCGTTGCTTGATGCGGATGGCGAAGAAGTAGAGTCGAAGGTGCTCGACAGCGAAAAGGTCAGCAGGATCGCAGCGGGCAAGGAAGTTGATTTTGAGCTCGAAGCTGATGTGGACGATCCGGCGAAGTGGACGGCTGAGACGCCGAATCTGTATACGGTCGTGATCACGCTGAACGATGAAAGCGGAAATCTTGTCGAAGCGATGAGCTGTAAGTTTGGATTTCGGGATATTGAGCTTAAGAACGGTCAGTTGCTGGTTAACGGCAAGGCTGTCTATTTCAAGGGCGTGAACAGGCACGAGCACGATCCGGATACGGGGCACTATGTAAGCCGGGAGTCGATGATCGAAGACATCAAGCTGATGAAGCAGAATAACATAAACGCCGTGCGGACATGTCATTATCCTGATGCGCCTTTGTGGTATGAGCTTTGTGATGAGTACGGCCTTTATCTGGTTGCTGAGGCGAATGTCGAATCGCACGGCATGGGTTATGGTGCAAGGTCGCTGGCGAAGGATCCGAGCTGGAAGGAAGCACATCTGGACAGGAACATACGCAATGTGGAAACGCACAAGAACCATCCTTCGATCATTACCTGGTCACTGGGTAACGAGGCCGGCTCGGGCGTGAATTTCCAGGCATGCACTGAATGGATACATGAGCGCGACAAGACGAGACTTGTGCAGTATGAAGGCGCGAGACTGGCTGCGTACACTGACATTTATTGCCCGATGTATTCGAGGATACAGGGCATTGAGAACTATGCTCAGCGATATGACGACAGGCCCTTGATCCTGTGTGAGTATGCTCATGCTATGGGCAACAGCGTTGGTAACTTCCAGGACTACTGGGATGTGATCGAGAAATATGACAGACTTCAGGGCGGTTATATCTGGGACTGGGTCGATCAGGGTCTTCGCAAGACCTCTCCGGACGGAGAAGAGTTCTGGGCTTATGGCGGCGATTACGGGGATAAGCCTAACGATGACAACTTCTGCTGTAACGGTTTGGTAGCTCCGGACAGGACGCCGAATCCGTCGCTGCACGAGGTCAAGAAGGTATATCAGAATATCAAGGTCCATCCGGTCGACGTGCTTGAGGGCAGGTTCGAGGTCGAGAACAAATATATGTTCGTGAATACGGATTTCTGTGAGGCTGACTGGCAGCTTACCGAGAATGGTAAGGTAATTGCCAGCGGCGGACCTGGAACATTGTCTGTCGAGCCGGGGGAAAAAGAAGAGATCGAAATTTCATACGGCAAGGTCAGTGTAAAGCCTGGAGCTGAGTACTTCGTAAAGATCAGTTTCCGTCTCGGCAAGGCTAAAGCCTGGGCAGACAAGGGACATGTCCTGGCGTGGGATCAGTATGCAGTGCCGTTCGATGTGCCGCAGGTGGAGTTTATGGACAAGGCTCTTATGAGTGATCTGTCGGTTGCTCAGAGCAACGATGTCGTTGTGATCGGTGGTGAAGATTTCGAGGTCACCATCAGCAAAACGAGCGGCTTGATCGAGGCGTTCTCTTTCGGCGATGTTGAATTGATCCAGGAACCGCTGAGGCCCAATTTCTGGCGTGCACCGACAGATAATGACAAGGGCAACCGTATGCCTCAACGTCAGGGCATCTGGAAAGAGGCTGGCAAGGACCTGAAAGTTACTGATTTCTTTGTTGAAGCAGACGACAAGATGGTCACTGTGAGGGCGAATATCGAGCTCACTGAGACGGCTTCGAAATGGCAGACGGTTTACACTGTGTTCGGCAGCGGTGATGTCATTGTGGACAATCAGTTTATGCCGGGCAGGAGCGGTTTGCCTAATATGCCTCGTATGGGCATGCAGATGGTGATGCCGGGCGAATTCGACAATATGAAATGGTTCGGCAAAGGTCCGCAGGAAACGTACTGGGATCGTCAGACCGGCGCTGCTGTCGGGGTTTATGACGGCACGGTCTGGGACAATGTTTATAAGTATGTTGAACCGCAGGAAACGGGCAATAAGACCGGGGTTCGCTGGATCACGATCACGAACGACAAGGGTATCGGCCTGATGGCGGTTGGTATGGATGAGCTGTATGCAAGTGCGTGGCCTTTGACGATGCAGGACCTGGAGCAGGCACGGCATACTGATGATCTGGTGGATCGCGGTATTACTACTGTGAATCTGGATTGGCGTCAGATGGGTGTCGGCGGCGACAACAGTTGGGGCGCAAGGCCTCACGCTCAGTACACTCTGCCTGCGAAGCCATACAGCTATTCTTTCAGGGTACGACCTTATTGGCCTGGGATGGGAAGTGAGGACGATATCGCTAGAGCAAGATTGCCTTATGTCAGTTCAGTGAAGATCAGTCGTGGCAATGACGGGATGGTTCGGATCGAGTCCCCTGCCGAAGATGCCAGAGTAGTTTATACGACTGACGGCAGCATGCCGGAGAGGGGTTCCAGGGTTTATTCAAGGCCTTTCGATATGGCAAAAGGCGGAACTGTCAAAGCTGCTGCGATTTTGGAAGGCATCACAAGCAGTGTCAGTGAGGCCAGCTTTTCCAGAATTGTTCCGCGCGGTCGATGGGAAGTCGTCAGCGTTGACAGCTATGAAAAAGGCGAAGGCGAGCCCAAGCATGCGATCGACGGCGACCGCAACACTTTCTGGCATACGGAATGGAGCGATGATAAGCCCGGACAGCCGCATGAGATCGTAGTCGATATGAAAGAGCGGATGGACATGAGGGGTTTCACATATCTGCCGAGACAGGGCAACACGAACGGGCATATTCGAGAGTATGAATTTTATGTAAGCGATGACGGCAAGTCGTGGGGCGATCCTATTGCAAAGGGTCGATTTGGCAAGGGCAGCGGCCGTAAAGAAGTAAAGTTCGATGATGCTGTATCGGGGCGATTTATCAAGCTTGTGAGCCTTTCGGAGCAAAGCGGCAGCTACTATACGAGCCTTGCTGAGCTCAGCGTTATGCCTGACGAGTAA
- the feoB gene encoding ferrous iron transport protein B: MSNKKLKIAIAGNPNSGKTTVFNKITGSRQHVGNYPGVTVEKKIGLANHKGAELEIVDLPGTYSLDAYSIEERVARDFIFDEHPDVVVDIIDSSNVERNLYMAVQLMEMNVPLVLAFNMSDLARQKGLEFDLDQLSLFFGAPIVLTVGNKGKGIDDLLDAIVKKAGEPPKELAGRVHYGTEIEEELARIEPLVDTEHDLVQKYGSRYLAVKLLENDRQVMDKGHSSEVLEAVKHSRKHLIRIFDDEPEILIAERRYGFISGACHESVKRTIELRHDVSDMIDKLLAHRILGLPIFIGMMALVFHLTFTLGNYPMEWLQTLFSWAGNTITTHWPGSPDSQILSLIVDGIIGGVGGVVSFLPNILILFCAISILEDSGYMARAAFVMDQIMHKIGLHGKSFIPMLIGFGCSVPAIMSTRILENRRNRLTTIMVVPLMSCGARLPIYIMITTAFFTHHQGLVMTLIYLIGVALAIVAVKLLRKTIFRGETTPFVMELPPYRVPTIHGVLIHTWHRGWMYLRKAGTIILAISILLWAAAAYPQIDESELEGLNEQQAQTAQLQHSYVGKAGSAIETVIKPLGFDWKIGTALVGAFAAKEVFVSQMGIVYSLGGHTEASSEILTEKLRDNYTPLQGFCIMLFCLAAMPCVATVAMTRHETGSWGWALFQVAGLTILAYVLTLVVYQAGSFFGIGT, encoded by the coding sequence ATGTCAAACAAGAAACTCAAAATAGCAATAGCGGGCAATCCAAACAGCGGCAAGACGACCGTCTTCAACAAGATAACCGGTTCCCGGCAGCATGTTGGTAACTACCCGGGTGTGACGGTTGAGAAAAAGATCGGTTTGGCCAATCACAAGGGCGCCGAGCTTGAGATCGTCGATCTTCCGGGTACTTACAGCCTGGATGCGTATTCTATAGAAGAACGTGTGGCACGTGACTTCATATTTGATGAGCACCCCGACGTAGTCGTCGACATCATCGACTCATCAAATGTTGAGCGTAACCTCTACATGGCCGTGCAGTTGATGGAGATGAATGTACCCCTCGTTCTGGCGTTCAACATGTCCGACCTCGCCCGCCAGAAGGGTCTGGAATTCGATCTCGACCAGCTCTCGCTCTTTTTCGGTGCTCCTATCGTTCTCACGGTTGGAAACAAGGGCAAGGGGATCGACGATCTGCTCGATGCGATAGTAAAAAAGGCCGGCGAACCTCCCAAAGAGCTTGCGGGCCGTGTCCACTACGGTACTGAGATCGAGGAAGAACTCGCCAGGATCGAACCGCTGGTTGATACTGAACACGATCTGGTTCAGAAATACGGCAGCCGTTATCTGGCAGTCAAACTGCTTGAAAATGACCGTCAGGTAATGGACAAGGGCCACAGCAGTGAAGTTTTGGAAGCGGTCAAGCATAGCCGCAAACATCTTATCAGGATATTTGACGATGAACCGGAGATCCTGATCGCCGAGCGCCGTTACGGCTTTATCTCCGGTGCCTGTCATGAATCCGTCAAAAGAACGATCGAGCTCCGTCATGACGTCTCGGACATGATAGACAAATTGCTCGCTCACCGCATACTGGGTCTGCCGATATTTATCGGCATGATGGCCCTGGTGTTCCATCTGACTTTCACCCTGGGCAATTATCCGATGGAATGGCTGCAGACGCTGTTCAGTTGGGCAGGCAACACGATAACCACCCATTGGCCCGGCTCGCCCGACAGCCAGATTCTATCCCTCATCGTCGATGGAATAATCGGCGGCGTCGGCGGCGTGGTGTCCTTCCTGCCTAACATCCTGATCCTTTTCTGCGCCATATCCATACTCGAAGACTCCGGCTACATGGCCCGGGCGGCCTTCGTAATGGACCAGATCATGCACAAAATAGGCCTTCACGGCAAGAGCTTCATCCCAATGCTGATCGGCTTCGGGTGCTCCGTGCCCGCAATAATGTCCACACGCATCCTTGAAAACAGACGAAACAGACTGACCACCATAATGGTCGTACCGCTCATGAGCTGCGGTGCGCGCTTGCCCATATATATCATGATAACTACCGCCTTTTTCACGCATCATCAGGGACTGGTCATGACGCTGATCTATCTGATCGGTGTCGCTCTTGCTATAGTAGCCGTCAAGCTGCTGCGTAAAACGATCTTCCGAGGCGAAACGACGCCTTTCGTCATGGAACTGCCCCCGTATCGCGTCCCGACAATCCACGGCGTCCTCATTCATACATGGCACCGCGGCTGGATGTACCTCCGCAAGGCAGGCACGATTATCCTCGCGATATCGATCCTGCTCTGGGCCGCGGCTGCATACCCCCAGATCGACGAATCGGAACTGGAAGGCCTGAACGAACAGCAGGCACAAACCGCACAACTGCAGCATTCTTATGTTGGTAAGGCAGGCTCTGCAATAGAGACAGTCATCAAGCCGCTAGGCTTCGACTGGAAAATAGGAACGGCCCTGGTAGGGGCCTTCGCTGCAAAGGAAGTTTTCGTTTCACAGATGGGCATAGTATATTCGCTTGGCGGCCACACCGAAGCATCATCCGAGATATTAACCGAGAAGCTTCGAGACAACTATACGCCTCTGCAGGGATTTTGCATCATGTTGTTCTGCCTGGCAGCGATGCCATGTGTCGCGACCGTTGCGATGACCCGTCATGAAACCGGCTCATGGGGCTGGGCACTGTTCCAGGTAGCGGGACTGACAATTCTGGCTTACGTTCTCACTCTGGTGGTCTATCAGGCCGGCTCTTTCTTCGGGATCGGGACATAG
- a CDS encoding FeoA family protein: MADNGKKPLSGISSGQTVIFSNVDAGCELRSRLAAMGLVPNARLKVVSNGGFGPFVINVRGSKVVLGRGVAHKVMVEEACK, encoded by the coding sequence ATGGCTGATAATGGCAAAAAACCGCTTTCAGGCATTTCTTCCGGCCAAACCGTAATCTTCAGCAATGTTGACGCCGGATGTGAACTGCGCTCACGCCTCGCTGCAATGGGGCTGGTGCCCAACGCCCGTCTCAAAGTGGTAAGTAACGGCGGTTTCGGCCCATTCGTGATCAATGTACGCGGCTCAAAGGTCGTACTTGGCAGGGGGGTTGCGCACAAGGTGATGGTCGAGGAAGCCTGTAAATAA
- a CDS encoding metal-dependent transcriptional regulator has translation MSPTTDYNLTASLEDYLEAIFNISAKGSVARSKDIAQMLDVSPASVTGALRTLAEKELVNYKPYGLVTLTPEGENEARRIVHKHNIIKLFFVDILGIDHNTAQQAACEAEHSFGPKIINKLVSFVEFFSRQSSQGTDLVKQFREFCNANDVGETIKEASNG, from the coding sequence ATGAGCCCAACTACCGACTACAATCTGACTGCCTCGCTCGAGGATTACCTCGAAGCCATATTCAACATATCGGCCAAAGGAAGCGTTGCACGCAGTAAGGACATCGCTCAAATGCTGGATGTTTCGCCGGCCTCTGTGACCGGTGCACTTCGTACGCTGGCTGAAAAGGAACTGGTAAATTACAAACCTTACGGCCTGGTCACTTTGACCCCTGAGGGCGAGAACGAGGCAAGACGAATAGTGCACAAGCATAATATCATCAAATTATTCTTTGTCGATATCCTGGGTATAGACCACAATACGGCCCAGCAGGCCGCGTGCGAAGCTGAACACTCGTTCGGCCCAAAGATAATTAACAAACTGGTTAGTTTTGTCGAATTTTTCTCTCGCCAAAGCAGCCAGGGTACTGATCTGGTAAAGCAATTCAGGGAGTTTTGTAATGCAAATGATGTCGGTGAAACCATCAAAGAGGCTTCAAATGGCTGA